The following proteins are co-located in the Echinicola sp. 20G genome:
- the bla gene encoding subclass B1 metallo-beta-lactamase, producing the protein MNKIVLLLFLILTQTWYACNHKVEEKTVDENKPTATSVDQPVVLYTSNNLIIKKVSPAVYEHITYLQSDTFGKVECNGIIVVDEKEAVVFDTPTNDKDSYELIKFLQSEMNLEIKSVVPTHFHIDCLGGLDAFHELGIPSYANDKTIHLAEKNQFKVPQNGFDGELNLKVGDLEVLVKHFGAGHTQDNVVVYIPEDQVVFGGCLIKSMGAGKGNLADADTMVWSHTVKSIRRQFSQSKVIVPGHGPIGDKGLLDYTIRLFEEVK; encoded by the coding sequence ATGAACAAGATCGTATTATTACTCTTCCTGATTTTGACCCAAACTTGGTATGCTTGCAACCATAAGGTTGAAGAGAAAACAGTTGATGAAAACAAACCAACTGCTACTTCAGTTGATCAACCTGTAGTTTTGTATACCTCAAACAACTTGATTATTAAAAAAGTCAGTCCGGCTGTTTATGAGCATATTACATACCTTCAGTCGGATACTTTTGGAAAGGTTGAATGCAATGGAATTATAGTTGTCGATGAAAAAGAGGCGGTGGTTTTTGATACTCCCACCAATGATAAGGACTCCTATGAGTTGATCAAATTTCTCCAATCGGAAATGAACTTAGAGATCAAATCGGTTGTACCAACCCATTTTCATATCGACTGTTTAGGAGGGCTTGATGCTTTTCATGAATTGGGAATTCCATCTTATGCTAATGATAAGACCATTCATTTGGCTGAGAAAAATCAGTTTAAAGTACCTCAAAATGGTTTTGATGGCGAACTCAATTTAAAAGTGGGAGACTTGGAAGTTTTGGTCAAGCATTTTGGGGCTGGTCATACCCAAGACAATGTAGTGGTTTACATTCCAGAGGATCAAGTTGTTTTTGGTGGATGCTTAATCAAGTCCATGGGAGCAGGCAAAGGAAACCTGGCAGATGCTGACACGATGGTCTGGTCACACACAGTGAAGTCAATTCGAAGGCAATTTTCCCAATCTAAAGTAATCGTACCTGGTCATGGCCCGATTGGTGATAAGGGGTTGTTGGATTATACCATAAGGCTATTTGAGGAGGTTAAGTAA
- a CDS encoding FecR family protein, whose protein sequence is MDREKQIRDFHNGTLSKQEAEEFLQWYTSDEGEAYMSRKLEQNWKVKADAKKEDQWDQDTLFKRIFKDPKILTQEKRGNQRPLASNWNNSPTFRVAASLLLLFAISFLFYQYFNPQELGNDLGSPTDWIVKCNPSGQKSRFTLPDGSKVFLNAQSTLKYPKDFKANRSLVLEGEAYFEVFPDKEHPFRVTSKELTTTALGTAFNIKAFENSPEIEVVLTHGKVKVEAGKSDFEEVLLPGQGVVSESGDGNFRKEQMDVEKVLYWKDGILYFSDTHFEEVLKTLERWYGVKISVTGNYDKGFLCSGTFDKNEYLDNVLDILGHSIGFEYKIDKKKVDLKFHP, encoded by the coding sequence ATGGATAGAGAAAAGCAAATTCGAGATTTTCATAATGGTACCTTGTCCAAGCAAGAAGCCGAGGAATTTTTGCAGTGGTACACTTCTGATGAAGGAGAAGCCTACATGTCCCGTAAGCTTGAGCAAAATTGGAAAGTTAAAGCTGACGCTAAAAAAGAAGATCAGTGGGATCAGGATACCCTTTTTAAAAGAATATTCAAGGATCCAAAAATTTTAACTCAGGAAAAGAGAGGAAATCAGAGACCATTAGCATCGAACTGGAATAATAGCCCCACTTTTAGAGTTGCCGCAAGCTTGCTACTTCTTTTTGCGATTAGCTTTTTGTTTTATCAGTATTTCAATCCACAGGAGTTAGGGAATGATCTGGGAAGCCCAACTGATTGGATAGTGAAATGTAACCCATCGGGTCAAAAGTCAAGATTTACTTTGCCTGATGGCAGTAAGGTTTTTTTAAATGCACAGAGTACGCTGAAATACCCTAAAGACTTCAAAGCCAATAGAAGCTTAGTGCTTGAAGGAGAAGCATATTTTGAGGTATTTCCTGATAAGGAACATCCATTTAGGGTCACCAGCAAAGAACTGACCACAACAGCTTTAGGGACTGCATTTAACATCAAAGCTTTTGAAAATTCACCAGAGATAGAAGTGGTACTTACGCATGGTAAAGTAAAAGTGGAAGCGGGGAAAAGTGATTTTGAAGAAGTGCTTTTGCCTGGTCAGGGGGTGGTCAGTGAAAGTGGTGATGGCAACTTCCGAAAGGAGCAAATGGATGTGGAGAAAGTGCTTTACTGGAAGGATGGAATTCTTTATTTCAGTGATACCCACTTTGAGGAAGTACTTAAAACTCTGGAACGCTGGTATGGTGTGAAAATCAGCGTAACAGGTAATTATGATAAAGGCTTTCTGTGTTCTGGAACATTTGATAAGAATGAGTACCTGGATAACGTGCTGGATATTCTGGGGCATTCCATTGGCTTCGAATACAAGATAGATAAGAAAAAAGTAGACTTAAAATTCCACCCTTAA
- a CDS encoding TonB-dependent receptor produces MKQNLTRKIIMVSKYAGYCFIFLTLTMSSVLAGSSSAQVKSVEDVFIQLPSGQKTLGEALHQIEENTAFHFFYTDRNIDKTQLVTISNQKLTVAQHLKEMALSLGLEFRQVNNSISVKKIKDKGSVVPELSTVIFKEVTGVVTDEEGVPLPGASVLVEGEPNRGTVTDIDGTYSIDVVEGNVLIFSYIGFESKKITIGNQSQINVVLEVNAESLEEVVVVGFGEQKKISLTGAVSTVDTEDLKSNPTSSLSNALAGNVPGVLGMMQSGQPGKNISEFWIRGISTFGGGTNPLVLVDNIERNLNELNIEDIKSITVLKDAAETAMYGSRGANGVILITTKRGSAGKIDINFKDEFIYNTRTITPEFEDGVTYANLLNESRITRNHAPIYQPEELEILRLGLDPDLYPNVDWQDLLLREGAMTYRANLNMSGGGPTSRYYASASYIDEGGMYEIDESLKNDYNTNANYKRWNYRLNADFNITETTEVKVGVAGSLSKRNSPGLGDIDFWGSLFGYSPIRTPITYSNGYVPAIGTGNQTNPWVMATQTGFNENWVNNVQTNVTVEQDFGFITEGLRFRGIIGYDTQNSNDIQRRKWPEQWQAARARDVNGNLVFTHISDPSEMQQSSTSSGNRLEFYDLMFNYDRSVGDHNLGAAARLTRDSFVQTVNLGGDIKNGIARRNQALAGRLLYNWKYRYFVNFNFGYTGSENFAPGEQYGFFPAISFAWNLAEEDFIRNNVAWLDLLKIRYSYGKAGNDQLMGGERFPYLYTISEIFDENGDPAGGYQWADYGFDRYYGGMMYSQVASPYVTWEVATKQNLGFDLETNHITANLDFFDEKRTGIYMERQFLPAMVGLESTPRANVGVVKSRGFDGRLKYIQQVGAVTLTARSNITYSKNEIIEKDEENNVYAYQNEEGFRVGQSKGLVALGLFEDYDDIRNSPTQTFGTYQPGDIKYKDVNGDGVIDDGDRVAIGATRRPNFIYGIGASANWRGFSLGVHFQGAGKSTFSTYGKTVFAFSEGEWGQVMKGVMGDNRWISADISEDPSTENPNASYPRLSFGDNPNNFRESTFWLRDGRYLRLKTVDIGYSLPQSLTKKIRADNIRVFLVGTNLFTWSKFKLWDPELATPRGEDYPPAKSITLGISVNL; encoded by the coding sequence ATGAAACAAAATTTAACCCGAAAAATTATTATGGTCTCAAAATATGCAGGCTACTGCTTTATTTTCCTGACCCTGACCATGAGCTCGGTACTGGCGGGTAGTTCATCTGCCCAAGTAAAGAGCGTCGAGGACGTATTTATACAGCTGCCCAGTGGCCAAAAGACTTTGGGAGAGGCCTTACATCAGATAGAGGAAAATACGGCTTTCCATTTCTTTTACACTGACAGAAATATAGACAAAACACAGTTAGTAACTATTTCAAATCAAAAGCTAACAGTAGCCCAACATTTAAAAGAGATGGCACTGAGTCTTGGTTTGGAATTTAGGCAGGTTAATAACAGCATAAGCGTCAAGAAAATCAAGGATAAGGGCTCGGTTGTACCTGAGTTGTCAACAGTGATATTTAAGGAAGTTACTGGAGTGGTCACCGATGAGGAAGGAGTGCCTCTTCCTGGAGCTTCAGTTTTAGTAGAAGGTGAACCTAATAGAGGAACCGTGACGGATATTGATGGAACATATTCTATTGATGTGGTGGAGGGCAATGTATTGATTTTTAGTTATATCGGTTTTGAGTCCAAAAAGATTACAATCGGTAATCAAAGCCAAATCAATGTGGTGTTAGAGGTAAACGCAGAATCATTGGAAGAAGTGGTTGTGGTGGGTTTTGGTGAGCAGAAAAAGATATCGCTGACCGGAGCAGTTTCCACGGTGGATACTGAGGACCTGAAATCAAACCCAACATCAAGTTTGTCCAATGCACTGGCTGGAAATGTGCCCGGTGTTTTGGGAATGATGCAGTCAGGACAACCTGGCAAGAATATCTCTGAATTCTGGATTCGGGGTATTTCTACTTTTGGAGGTGGCACAAACCCTCTTGTATTGGTTGATAATATTGAGCGGAATCTTAACGAGCTCAATATTGAGGATATCAAATCCATCACCGTACTGAAAGATGCTGCTGAAACCGCCATGTACGGATCAAGAGGAGCAAATGGCGTAATATTGATTACTACCAAACGAGGTAGCGCCGGAAAGATTGATATAAACTTTAAGGATGAATTTATTTACAATACCAGAACCATTACACCTGAATTTGAGGATGGAGTAACTTACGCCAACCTGTTAAATGAGTCGCGAATTACTCGAAATCACGCACCGATTTATCAACCAGAAGAGTTGGAGATTTTGCGTTTAGGCTTGGATCCCGATTTATACCCCAATGTAGACTGGCAAGATCTATTGTTAAGGGAAGGAGCCATGACCTACCGTGCCAACTTGAATATGAGCGGTGGTGGACCTACCTCTCGGTATTATGCATCTGCCAGTTATATAGATGAAGGTGGTATGTATGAGATTGATGAATCCTTAAAGAATGACTACAATACCAATGCTAATTATAAACGTTGGAATTATCGGCTGAATGCAGATTTTAACATCACTGAAACTACAGAAGTGAAAGTTGGAGTAGCAGGCTCACTCAGCAAGCGAAACAGTCCTGGATTGGGGGATATTGATTTTTGGGGTTCACTTTTTGGTTATTCTCCCATACGCACACCGATAACGTATTCTAACGGATATGTGCCGGCAATAGGCACTGGGAATCAGACAAACCCTTGGGTAATGGCTACCCAAACTGGCTTTAATGAAAATTGGGTGAATAATGTTCAAACTAACGTTACTGTTGAGCAAGATTTTGGATTCATTACAGAAGGCCTCCGTTTTAGAGGGATTATTGGTTATGACACACAAAACAGCAATGATATCCAACGACGTAAATGGCCTGAACAATGGCAAGCTGCCCGTGCACGAGACGTAAATGGAAATTTGGTTTTTACCCACATTTCTGACCCTAGTGAAATGCAACAGTCAAGTACTTCTTCTGGAAATAGGCTGGAGTTTTATGATTTGATGTTCAATTACGACAGAAGTGTTGGAGATCATAATCTTGGTGCAGCAGCTCGGTTAACCCGTGATTCATTTGTACAAACGGTTAATCTTGGTGGAGATATTAAAAATGGTATTGCCAGAAGGAACCAAGCCCTTGCTGGACGCCTGCTTTATAACTGGAAATACCGCTATTTTGTGAATTTTAATTTTGGTTACACTGGCTCTGAGAACTTTGCTCCAGGTGAGCAGTATGGCTTTTTTCCTGCCATCTCATTTGCTTGGAACTTGGCAGAGGAGGACTTTATCAGAAATAATGTGGCCTGGCTGGATTTACTGAAAATTCGGTACTCTTATGGAAAAGCAGGAAATGATCAGTTGATGGGAGGGGAGCGTTTTCCTTATTTGTATACTATTTCAGAGATTTTTGATGAAAATGGCGATCCAGCTGGTGGTTATCAATGGGCTGATTATGGCTTTGACAGGTATTATGGCGGAATGATGTATTCACAAGTGGCTTCCCCTTACGTGACTTGGGAGGTGGCGACAAAGCAAAATCTTGGTTTCGATTTAGAAACAAACCACATCACAGCCAACTTGGATTTCTTTGATGAAAAGCGTACTGGGATTTATATGGAAAGGCAGTTTTTGCCAGCAATGGTGGGACTGGAAAGTACACCAAGAGCTAATGTAGGGGTTGTGAAGTCCCGTGGTTTTGATGGACGCTTAAAATATATCCAGCAAGTAGGTGCGGTCACCCTAACAGCCAGAAGTAATATCACCTATAGCAAGAATGAAATCATAGAAAAAGATGAGGAAAACAACGTGTATGCCTATCAAAATGAGGAAGGTTTTCGCGTTGGACAGTCAAAGGGCTTGGTGGCTTTAGGCCTGTTTGAAGATTATGATGACATCAGGAATAGCCCCACCCAAACTTTTGGAACTTATCAACCAGGAGATATAAAATATAAAGATGTTAACGGTGATGGTGTAATAGATGATGGCGACCGCGTTGCGATTGGTGCGACTAGAAGGCCCAACTTTATTTATGGAATAGGAGCTTCTGCCAATTGGAGAGGTTTCAGCTTAGGAGTACATTTTCAAGGAGCGGGTAAGTCCACTTTTTCTACCTATGGAAAGACCGTATTTGCATTTAGCGAAGGAGAGTGGGGGCAAGTTATGAAAGGAGTGATGGGAGATAATCGATGGATCTCTGCTGATATTTCAGAGGATCCTTCCACAGAAAATCCCAATGCTTCTTATCCTCGATTAAGCTTTGGGGATAATCCAAATAACTTTAGAGAATCCACTTTTTGGTTACGTGATGGTCGGTATCTCCGCCTCAAAACTGTAGATATAGGATATAGCCTTCCTCAGTCATTGACCAAAAAAATTAGGGCTGATAATATCCGCGTGTTTTTAGTGGGCACGAACCTATTTACTTGGTCAAAGTTCAAACTATGGGATCCTGAATTAGCAACACCTCGAGGAGAAGATTACCCTCCTGCTAAATCAATCACATTGGGAATTAGTGTTAATCTGTAA
- a CDS encoding RagB/SusD family nutrient uptake outer membrane protein, with product MNNKTLYTVLFLVFGSVLAFSCNNDYLDSSQYFKDRLTEEKVFQSKVYSEEWLANVFEELRGINADVASKGVTPHNFADGMYYGDRDKDFDPSKNELSYNMFKMGQYTEGDKQDSWTQCYRGIRNASTFIHNIYMNTEMSADEIEDYKGQARFARAYLYWLLLRKYGPIPLLPDEGLDYTQSYDELAVPRSTYEDCAEFISNEMLLAAQEMEVRGMTRGQESSARPTVGAALATRAKVLLYAASPLANGNASSFATRLVDDEGRQLLSSNYQEEKWAKAAAAARDVMELGVYELYAVPLQETGEDATVVPPDDHNFSEKTWPAGWADIDPAKSYAQVFDGTLPASGNPELIFTRGNNQDGESIRAMVAHQLPRSSTGWNTHGLTQKLVDAYYMNDGSDVPGRDKEIGRGDGSERVSGYVSQEDYDNGWYRPLRAGVSLQYAHREPRFYASVAFNGSFWSLLNESQERNRNQQVFYYRDNPKGNGFNSSNAYWLRTGFGVKKFVHPNDTYEGGNIDNIVFKAEPAIRYADILLMYAEALNELDGSYTIPSWSGGSYTISRNISEMQRGIHPVRIRAGVPDYPSSDYSDKEALRRRLKRERFIELLGEGQRYYDLRRWMDAPVEESLPIYGCNVLMNEDERDLFHQPVAIWALETTFADKMWFWPISHTELKRNNRLTQNPGWTYND from the coding sequence ATGAATAACAAAACATTATATACAGTTCTATTTCTTGTATTCGGATCGGTGTTGGCTTTTTCATGTAATAATGATTACCTCGATTCTAGCCAATATTTTAAGGACCGTCTTACGGAGGAAAAGGTATTTCAAAGTAAAGTATATTCGGAAGAGTGGTTAGCCAATGTGTTTGAAGAATTAAGAGGCATCAATGCTGATGTAGCCAGCAAAGGTGTCACGCCTCATAATTTTGCTGATGGAATGTACTATGGTGACCGGGATAAAGATTTCGACCCATCCAAAAATGAGTTGTCGTACAACATGTTCAAGATGGGTCAATATACAGAAGGTGACAAGCAAGACTCATGGACGCAGTGTTATCGGGGTATTCGGAATGCATCGACCTTTATACATAACATCTATATGAATACCGAAATGTCTGCGGATGAAATAGAAGACTATAAAGGACAGGCCCGTTTTGCGAGAGCGTATTTGTATTGGCTGTTACTTCGTAAATATGGTCCCATACCTTTGTTGCCAGATGAAGGACTTGATTACACCCAAAGCTATGACGAGTTGGCGGTTCCAAGGAGTACTTACGAAGATTGTGCTGAGTTTATCAGCAATGAAATGTTATTGGCTGCCCAAGAAATGGAAGTTCGTGGAATGACCCGGGGCCAGGAAAGTTCAGCTCGGCCTACTGTAGGAGCGGCATTGGCCACAAGAGCCAAAGTGTTGCTGTATGCAGCCAGTCCATTAGCAAATGGTAATGCATCCAGTTTTGCCACTAGGCTGGTAGATGACGAAGGTAGACAGCTGCTGTCTTCTAACTATCAAGAGGAGAAATGGGCAAAAGCTGCTGCTGCGGCTAGAGATGTTATGGAACTTGGTGTTTATGAACTTTACGCAGTACCCCTTCAGGAGACAGGAGAGGATGCTACAGTAGTTCCGCCCGATGATCATAACTTCTCTGAAAAAACATGGCCAGCAGGCTGGGCGGATATTGACCCGGCGAAGTCATATGCCCAAGTTTTTGATGGGACTTTGCCTGCGTCAGGAAATCCGGAATTGATTTTTACTAGAGGTAATAACCAAGACGGGGAAAGCATCAGAGCAATGGTTGCTCACCAGTTGCCTAGATCATCTACAGGCTGGAATACCCATGGATTGACACAAAAGCTGGTTGATGCCTACTACATGAACGATGGGTCTGATGTGCCCGGAAGAGATAAGGAAATAGGGCGAGGTGATGGATCGGAACGTGTAAGTGGCTATGTAAGCCAAGAGGATTATGATAATGGGTGGTACCGACCTTTAAGAGCAGGAGTTTCTTTGCAGTATGCCCATCGAGAACCTCGGTTTTATGCTTCCGTGGCTTTTAATGGGAGTTTTTGGTCTTTGCTTAATGAGTCACAGGAAAGAAACCGAAATCAACAGGTGTTTTACTATCGTGATAATCCCAAAGGTAATGGCTTCAATTCATCCAATGCCTATTGGCTGCGGACAGGCTTTGGTGTCAAGAAATTTGTCCATCCCAATGACACCTATGAGGGCGGAAACATTGATAATATTGTTTTTAAAGCAGAGCCTGCCATCCGATATGCAGATATTTTATTGATGTACGCAGAAGCCCTGAATGAACTGGATGGATCATACACGATCCCATCTTGGAGTGGTGGAAGTTATACCATCTCTCGCAACATCTCGGAAATGCAAAGAGGAATTCATCCTGTTCGAATACGGGCTGGTGTTCCGGATTATCCATCAAGTGATTATAGTGATAAAGAAGCGCTAAGAAGAAGGTTGAAGCGTGAGCGCTTTATTGAGCTTTTGGGGGAAGGGCAGCGCTATTATGACTTGCGTCGTTGGATGGATGCTCCAGTAGAGGAGTCATTGCCCATCTATGGCTGCAACGTGCTGATGAATGAGGATGAAAGGGATCTTTTCCATCAACCAGTAGCCATTTGGGCATTGGAAACCACCTTTGCGGATAAGATGTGGTTTTGGCCGATTAGCCATACTGAACTGAAAAGAAATAACCGCCTTACACAGAACCCTGGATGGACTTATAATGATTAA
- a CDS encoding DUF4973 domain-containing protein, with protein MKKSYMSFLLLSLLIISGACNDEWTEEQFENYISFKAPLNSEGVCDIYIRYKGEEKTTFQQPLIVSGSTTNGLDRTVHVAVDSDTLEVLNYEHFQNREDFYYRELSSEYFSIPSTVDIKAGENTSLMAIDFTLKDIDMVDKWVLPLTIQDDPSYNYIANPRKYYRKAILRIHPFNDYSGSYSGTALKTTMEGYEDETPIVKEEIRSYVVDENTVFFYAGNIDEDRQDRRNYKIYATFHSTGAVTFYTDNPEMKLQVNKDASYTIMEQMDDVRPYLLHRYITINNIDYQFSDYTMVPNVDINYKVSGSLILERQLNTQIPDEDQAIEW; from the coding sequence ATGAAAAAATCATATATGTCGTTTCTTCTACTTTCATTGCTTATCATTAGCGGTGCATGCAATGATGAGTGGACTGAAGAACAATTCGAGAATTATATATCATTTAAAGCGCCGCTGAATAGCGAGGGAGTGTGTGATATCTATATCCGCTATAAAGGCGAAGAGAAAACTACCTTCCAGCAACCTTTGATTGTAAGCGGATCGACTACAAATGGTCTGGACAGAACCGTTCATGTAGCAGTAGATTCGGATACCTTGGAGGTATTGAATTATGAGCACTTCCAAAACCGTGAGGATTTTTATTACAGGGAATTAAGCAGCGAATATTTTTCCATTCCTTCCACGGTGGACATTAAAGCTGGAGAGAACACTTCTTTGATGGCCATTGATTTTACCCTAAAAGATATCGATATGGTAGATAAGTGGGTGCTTCCTCTGACCATTCAGGATGACCCATCCTACAATTACATCGCCAACCCGAGGAAATACTACCGTAAAGCTATCCTTCGAATTCACCCATTTAATGATTACTCGGGTAGCTATAGTGGGACAGCACTTAAAACAACCATGGAGGGCTATGAGGATGAAACACCTATTGTAAAAGAAGAAATCCGCTCTTATGTGGTGGATGAAAACACGGTTTTCTTTTATGCAGGAAATATCGATGAAGACAGGCAAGACCGTAGGAACTATAAAATTTACGCGACTTTTCACAGTACGGGGGCAGTTACTTTCTATACTGATAATCCAGAAATGAAGCTTCAGGTGAATAAGGATGCAAGCTATACCATCATGGAACAGATGGACGATGTTAGGCCATACCTATTACACCGGTACATCACCATTAATAATATTGATTATCAGTTTTCAGACTATACCATGGTACCCAATGTTGATATCAATTATAAGGTTTCAGGTTCTTTGATTTTGGAGCGTCAATTAAATACCCAGATTCCTGATGAAGACCAGGCAATAGAATGGTAG
- a CDS encoding IPT/TIG domain-containing protein — protein MRLNIIYIKRGFSNLYLMMALIMVFMSSCQIDNQDMVEQPPYDSSKPVVVSDFTPKSGGAGQRLVIYGKNFGTDADIVSVFIGGKEAKVINVNGEALYCLVPRQAFKGDIEVRVGRGDSQGISSSDKFFDYERKMVVSTLVGYKNDRGDEPWKDGKFKSEDESEMASGFWEPSFMKFDPLNPKHLWVTFDFNNGLYLIDLEDSTVTKKRSDFDRPRSIDFTLDGQYMIIAEDRGGENDRATYRLSRDKDWQDREILTRYRQCNGASVHPVNGELYFNSYEKGQFFRFDLNKYFDEGLGDKDYETLFVVHDPGWEYKIFMHPTGNYAYIMVINQHYILRVDYNWEKEQFNQPYLVCGQLRGDGYQDGVGSDVRLRNPYQGVFVKNETYLDEDKPDQYDFYFTDQHNHAIRKLTPEGSVTTFAGRGSSSINPDPWGYVDGDLREEARFDRPSGIAYSEEDKAFYIGDQMNHRIRKIALEELDESEPGEETED, from the coding sequence ATGCGTTTAAATATAATATATATAAAAAGAGGCTTTAGCAATCTCTATTTGATGATGGCTTTGATAATGGTCTTTATGTCTAGTTGCCAGATTGACAACCAAGACATGGTGGAACAGCCACCTTATGACTCATCCAAACCAGTGGTGGTATCAGATTTCACCCCGAAATCTGGCGGAGCTGGGCAGCGGCTTGTGATTTATGGAAAGAATTTCGGCACTGATGCTGATATCGTATCTGTATTTATCGGAGGAAAAGAGGCAAAAGTAATCAATGTAAATGGAGAGGCCCTTTATTGTCTGGTTCCTAGGCAGGCATTCAAAGGAGATATAGAGGTCCGAGTGGGAAGAGGTGACAGTCAAGGAATCTCCAGTTCAGATAAGTTTTTTGACTATGAGCGTAAAATGGTGGTGTCGACCTTGGTGGGCTACAAAAATGACAGAGGAGATGAACCTTGGAAAGATGGAAAATTCAAGTCGGAAGATGAGAGTGAGATGGCGAGTGGGTTTTGGGAGCCTTCATTTATGAAATTTGATCCACTTAACCCTAAGCATTTATGGGTAACCTTTGACTTTAATAATGGTCTTTACCTAATTGATTTGGAAGACAGCACTGTAACCAAAAAACGCTCGGATTTTGACAGGCCCCGCAGTATTGATTTCACGCTTGATGGACAATATATGATCATTGCAGAAGACCGTGGAGGGGAAAACGACCGCGCCACCTACCGTTTATCCCGAGACAAAGATTGGCAGGACAGGGAAATTTTGACTAGGTACAGGCAGTGTAATGGTGCATCAGTTCATCCAGTGAATGGAGAGCTTTATTTTAACAGCTATGAGAAGGGACAGTTTTTCCGCTTTGACCTGAATAAATATTTTGATGAAGGTCTAGGGGATAAAGATTATGAGACCTTGTTTGTGGTTCATGATCCGGGATGGGAATATAAGATATTTATGCACCCTACAGGTAACTACGCCTACATTATGGTTATCAACCAACACTACATCCTCCGTGTGGACTATAACTGGGAAAAGGAGCAATTCAACCAGCCTTATTTGGTTTGCGGACAACTTAGAGGGGATGGCTATCAGGATGGTGTTGGCTCTGATGTACGGTTAAGAAACCCTTATCAGGGCGTATTTGTAAAGAATGAAACCTATTTGGATGAGGATAAGCCAGATCAATATGACTTTTATTTTACTGATCAACACAATCACGCTATCCGAAAATTAACGCCTGAGGGAAGTGTGACTACTTTCGCCGGAAGGGGCAGTTCAAGCATCAACCCTGACCCTTGGGGCTATGTAGATGGAGACTTGAGGGAAGAGGCACGTTTTGACAGACCATCCGGGATCGCCTATAGTGAGGAAGATAAGGCATTTTACATTGGAGATCAGATGAATCACCGCATTCGTAAAATAGCATTGGAAGAATTGGATGAGAGCGAACCGGGAGAAGAAACAGAGGATTAA